The Sorangiineae bacterium MSr11367 genome window below encodes:
- a CDS encoding potassium channel family protein: protein MTTQVAPAEELATFTAWATAVFYLAESDHNPHIRTYLDAYHYVATSLSVGYANVFPVTQIGKAVAAAVMMVGPALSARALDGPKTESTNDALIAKLDEILIELRKKTP from the coding sequence GTGACCACACAGGTTGCGCCTGCTGAAGAACTAGCGACGTTCACAGCATGGGCCACCGCGGTCTTCTACCTGGCAGAGTCCGACCACAACCCGCACATTCGCACCTACCTCGATGCGTACCACTACGTCGCCACATCACTGAGCGTCGGCTACGCCAACGTCTTCCCGGTCACCCAAATCGGGAAGGCGGTGGCCGCCGCCGTGATGATGGTCGGCCCTGCCCTCTCCGCCCGAGCCCTCGACGGCCCCAAGACGGAGAGCACCAACGACGCCCTCATCGCCAAGCTCGACGAAATCCTCATCGAGCTCCGCAAAAAGACCCCCTAA
- a CDS encoding YqiJ family protein, which translates to MFAFLNHWSNAPFLVMLGLVAVIVFLQAAGLMGLVAEGGSDHEVNVDADHDVDLNHDVDADGDADADQDADSDADADGWHGALSYFGVGRVPLMVLAVTWLLFTGFSGILFNSFAYVRFGGTFVYPGWVLPVTYGTSLAVGLVATRLFSRVLGRIFDLGTRGATAKHELSGRIGVVASPELGSKFGEIRVRDERGNELLVHARIETGEDPLKLGEEVVLVDYDTESEMFLATSAAFEIRPGPKRPAGGEMGPRKGLDGERKGRK; encoded by the coding sequence ATGTTTGCCTTTCTAAATCACTGGTCGAATGCACCGTTCCTGGTGATGCTCGGCCTCGTAGCCGTCATCGTGTTTTTGCAGGCCGCCGGATTGATGGGCCTCGTGGCAGAAGGAGGTAGCGATCACGAAGTGAATGTCGACGCCGATCACGACGTCGACCTGAATCACGATGTGGATGCAGATGGAGACGCGGACGCCGATCAAGATGCAGATTCCGACGCCGATGCCGATGGATGGCACGGCGCACTTTCGTATTTCGGAGTGGGTCGGGTCCCACTCATGGTGTTGGCGGTCACGTGGCTGCTCTTCACCGGCTTTTCCGGCATCTTGTTCAATAGTTTTGCGTACGTCCGCTTCGGAGGCACCTTCGTCTACCCGGGCTGGGTCCTCCCCGTCACCTATGGCACCTCTCTCGCGGTGGGCCTCGTCGCCACCCGCCTTTTCTCCCGCGTTCTCGGGAGGATTTTCGACCTCGGCACCCGCGGTGCCACGGCGAAACACGAATTGTCTGGACGCATCGGCGTCGTAGCAAGCCCCGAACTCGGATCGAAGTTCGGTGAAATCCGCGTTCGCGACGAACGCGGAAATGAGCTCTTGGTGCATGCCCGAATCGAAACGGGCGAAGATCCCCTCAAGCTCGGGGAAGAAGTCGTTTTGGTCGATTACGACACGGAATCGGAAATGTTCTTGGCCACGTCGGCCGCATTTGAAATCCGGCCCGGCCCAAAGCGGCCGGCCGGTGGTGAAATGGGCCCCCGAAAAGGGCTCGATGGTGAAAGGAAAGGGAGAAAATGA
- a CDS encoding zinc-binding alcohol dehydrogenase family protein encodes MNCMVLEKPTKHATEEVPWLVLRERADDDAPGPGEIVLDVTACGVCRTDLQLCQGDVPLRRRPVVPGHQIVGRVAAVGEGVTDWKLGDRAGGAWLGGSCGACARCAEGRENLCERAEFTGWDRDGGYATRARLRADFAFRLPDGFDDMAAAPLLCGGIIGYRALKVSGIRPGGRLGLFGFGASALLAIQVAVHWGCEVYVCTRNPEEQARARALGAVWAKGYDEVPPVRLDAAVTFAPSGDVVVAALRALERGGAVAINAIHLDRIPSFSYDDLWWERSLHSVANFTRQDAREFLQLAADIPVRTATAVYPLAEANRALGDLARGDVRGAAVLQMHG; translated from the coding sequence ATGAACTGCATGGTCTTGGAAAAACCGACCAAGCACGCCACCGAGGAAGTGCCGTGGCTCGTTCTTCGTGAGCGCGCGGACGACGATGCGCCGGGGCCAGGTGAAATCGTCCTGGACGTGACGGCGTGCGGCGTTTGTCGAACGGATTTGCAGCTTTGCCAAGGCGATGTGCCGTTGAGGCGGCGTCCCGTGGTTCCCGGTCACCAAATCGTCGGAAGGGTGGCGGCCGTGGGCGAAGGGGTCACCGATTGGAAGCTCGGCGATCGCGCCGGCGGGGCATGGCTCGGTGGCAGCTGCGGCGCGTGCGCGCGCTGCGCCGAGGGGCGCGAAAACCTTTGCGAGCGCGCCGAGTTCACCGGCTGGGATCGCGATGGGGGCTATGCCACGCGTGCGCGGCTGCGTGCGGATTTCGCCTTTCGGCTGCCCGATGGATTCGACGACATGGCCGCGGCACCGCTGCTCTGCGGAGGCATCATTGGATATCGCGCACTCAAGGTATCGGGGATTCGCCCTGGGGGGAGGCTCGGTCTTTTTGGCTTTGGCGCCTCCGCACTCCTGGCGATTCAGGTGGCCGTTCATTGGGGCTGCGAGGTTTACGTCTGCACCCGCAATCCGGAGGAGCAGGCGCGCGCGCGTGCCCTCGGTGCCGTTTGGGCCAAGGGCTACGACGAAGTGCCGCCCGTCCGGCTCGACGCGGCGGTGACCTTCGCACCGTCGGGCGATGTCGTCGTGGCCGCATTGCGAGCCCTCGAGCGCGGCGGGGCCGTGGCCATCAATGCGATCCATCTGGATCGCATTCCCTCGTTCTCCTACGACGATTTGTGGTGGGAGCGCTCGCTCCACAGCGTGGCCAATTTCACCCGGCAGGATGCGCGCGAGTTTCTTCAGCTTGCCGCAGACATCCCGGTTCGGACCGCCACGGCGGTCTATCCACTGGCCGAAGCCAACCGCGCACTCGGCGATCTTGCGCGGGGAGATGTGCGCGGGGCCGCAGTGTTGCAAATGCATGGTTGA
- a CDS encoding PGPGW domain-containing protein — protein sequence MRSMPALAVVVGGLSLLMVVAAMWGAKLFIVRIPPDYFLRPAPERTPGARILRTVAGVLIVLAGIAMLVLPGQGVLTIVVGLLVMDLPIQHRVAKWLVARPALHRLIDGWRQRAGQLPLQVEPR from the coding sequence ATGCGTTCGATGCCTGCGCTTGCGGTCGTGGTCGGGGGACTGTCGCTGTTGATGGTCGTTGCGGCGATGTGGGGCGCCAAGCTGTTCATCGTGCGCATTCCGCCCGATTATTTCCTGCGCCCCGCGCCTGAGAGGACCCCCGGCGCACGCATCCTGCGGACCGTGGCGGGCGTGCTGATCGTGCTGGCCGGCATCGCCATGCTGGTTCTGCCCGGCCAGGGCGTGCTCACCATCGTCGTGGGCCTTTTGGTCATGGACCTGCCGATTCAGCACAGGGTGGCCAAATGGCTCGTGGCGCGCCCAGCCCTGCATCGCCTCATCGATGGATGGCGCCAGCGGGCCGGGCAACTGCCGCTGCAGGTCGAGCCGCGTTAG
- a CDS encoding YbhB/YbcL family Raf kinase inhibitor-like protein encodes MGMLHQVASVVGRALRNVHAGDDKLVISRLQRTVEAIDVTTSAFLAHGPIPTKYTADGLGLSPPIRWGNVPGRTRSLVLICEDPDAPLPKPFVHWLVHGIAPDIREIPEGSMTVGMVGLNTRRKMGYTPPSPPPGHGLHHYHFQLFALDFAPELSSDADRETVVRAMESHVLASGRLIGTHERR; translated from the coding sequence ATGGGAATGCTTCATCAGGTCGCATCCGTCGTGGGACGCGCACTTCGCAACGTCCACGCGGGCGACGACAAGTTGGTCATCTCTCGCTTGCAACGAACCGTGGAAGCCATCGATGTTACGACTTCCGCGTTTTTGGCGCATGGGCCCATTCCGACGAAATACACCGCCGATGGGCTCGGCCTTTCGCCGCCCATTCGCTGGGGCAACGTCCCCGGGCGTACACGCTCACTGGTGCTCATCTGCGAGGATCCGGACGCGCCGCTGCCCAAGCCCTTCGTGCACTGGCTCGTGCATGGCATTGCGCCCGACATCCGCGAGATCCCCGAGGGGTCAATGACCGTCGGCATGGTGGGCCTGAACACGCGCCGCAAGATGGGCTACACGCCGCCCTCACCGCCGCCAGGGCATGGTCTTCACCACTACCATTTCCAGCTCTTCGCGCTGGACTTCGCCCCGGAGCTCTCCTCGGACGCCGATCGCGAAACCGTCGTGCGCGCGATGGAGTCCCACGTGCTCGCCTCCGGGCGCCTCATCGGCACGCACGAGCGGCGCTAA
- a CDS encoding sodium:proton antiporter, with amino-acid sequence MRHALETLFIVLATGSSVAIAAKRIGVPYNVALVIVGLLGVFVNVLPHTPMNPEIVLLAFLPILVFEAALFADGNALRQAARPILALAVPGVAISLLGTAAVATYALDLPFAVAVLLGALLAITDTVSVLLAFKSVRVPHRLASIMEGESLFNDGTALVLVLIATEMVEKGTFDAVGTLRSLVVTMLGGGILGAGFGVLGNVVLRRTPDRLTATLASIVLVFAASLTAERVHASPVIAVVVAGVLVGRAARTMLEPSRVLALQGFWETAGFCLNVLIFLLVGMQIQPSMLLDEAGSIVLAVLALHAGRAVAVYGCFWLLRILKGERVPIRWQHVMVLGNIKGALSMAAVLALPTDLPYRHRLVAIVFGCTFVTLIAQALPFRRMLGWLGISLRSDLATDEARATLIVARRGQSELDELLSAGLVSRREHAERRAAFQRQIIASELALREARAIDAKDQFLELTLLQGQKAAVMEAGQRGIISLEVAEERLGELDKQRMALMNEEHHE; translated from the coding sequence ATGAGGCACGCCCTCGAGACGCTGTTCATCGTTCTCGCCACCGGCTCCAGCGTCGCGATCGCCGCAAAGCGCATCGGCGTTCCCTACAACGTAGCCCTCGTCATCGTAGGGTTGCTCGGCGTCTTCGTGAATGTGCTTCCGCACACGCCGATGAATCCCGAAATCGTACTTCTGGCGTTTTTGCCCATCCTCGTCTTCGAGGCGGCGCTCTTCGCGGATGGCAATGCGCTCCGGCAGGCGGCGCGGCCCATTCTCGCGCTGGCCGTGCCGGGGGTGGCCATTTCGCTTTTGGGCACGGCGGCGGTGGCGACGTACGCGCTCGATTTACCCTTTGCCGTCGCCGTCCTTCTTGGCGCGCTGCTCGCCATTACGGATACGGTGAGCGTGCTCCTCGCGTTCAAGAGCGTGCGTGTGCCGCATCGGCTCGCGTCCATCATGGAGGGAGAGAGCCTCTTCAACGATGGGACGGCGCTCGTTCTCGTGCTGATTGCGACCGAGATGGTCGAAAAAGGCACCTTCGATGCCGTCGGTACGTTGCGCTCGTTGGTGGTGACCATGCTTGGCGGCGGCATTCTGGGCGCGGGCTTCGGGGTGCTCGGGAACGTGGTGCTCCGCCGCACCCCGGACCGGCTCACCGCGACATTGGCCTCCATCGTGCTGGTGTTCGCGGCGTCGCTCACCGCGGAGCGTGTGCATGCCTCGCCCGTCATTGCCGTCGTCGTGGCCGGCGTGCTCGTGGGGCGCGCGGCGCGCACCATGCTGGAGCCATCGCGCGTGCTGGCCCTGCAAGGCTTCTGGGAGACCGCGGGCTTCTGCCTCAACGTGCTCATTTTTCTCCTGGTCGGGATGCAGATTCAGCCGTCGATGCTGCTCGACGAGGCGGGATCCATCGTGCTCGCGGTGCTGGCGTTGCACGCGGGCCGGGCGGTGGCGGTGTACGGCTGCTTTTGGCTCCTGCGTATTCTCAAGGGCGAGCGCGTTCCCATCCGGTGGCAGCACGTCATGGTGCTGGGCAACATCAAGGGCGCCCTCTCCATGGCCGCCGTGCTCGCACTTCCCACCGACCTGCCATACCGGCATCGCCTCGTGGCCATCGTGTTCGGTTGCACCTTCGTGACGTTGATCGCGCAGGCGCTTCCATTCCGCAGAATGCTCGGCTGGTTGGGGATCTCGCTCCGCTCCGATCTGGCGACGGACGAGGCGCGGGCCACGCTCATCGTGGCGCGGCGCGGTCAGTCGGAGCTCGACGAGCTGCTCTCCGCGGGCCTCGTTTCACGCCGCGAGCACGCGGAGCGGCGCGCGGCGTTTCAGCGGCAGATCATTGCCTCGGAGCTGGCCCTGCGCGAGGCGCGTGCCATCGATGCGAAGGATCAGTTCCTCGAATTGACGTTGCTGCAGGGGCAAAAGGCTGCCGTCATGGAGGCGGGGCAGCGAGGCATCATCTCCCTCGAGGTGGCCGAGGAGCGCCTGGGGGAGCTCGACAAGCAGCGCATGGCCCTCATGAACGAAGAGCACCATGAATAA
- a CDS encoding TrkA family potassium uptake protein, whose amino-acid sequence MRVLIAGAGRAGLSVGGHLRTTGHDVIIIDRDPMVAKQAFERHGLVAITGDATDAGLLQEADVSRTDVVVTMLARDADNLAVALLARSAGAQRVMVRMRDPQYRQVYMDAGVHRIVSEIEIFVGGIATAIEHDAVKHSMILGGGGSVAFELTIPEGADVVGRPVSEIAAAKGFPPSCVFAGLYDAHGAVDAPRGSSVLRGGMTVLIVARRDEVGAVIRHLMSPRVDTPKR is encoded by the coding sequence ATGCGTGTTCTCATTGCAGGAGCTGGGCGGGCGGGCCTCAGCGTGGGGGGTCATCTTCGGACGACGGGCCATGACGTGATCATCATCGACCGTGATCCGATGGTCGCCAAGCAAGCCTTCGAGCGCCACGGTCTCGTGGCCATTACGGGCGATGCCACCGATGCGGGGCTGCTTCAAGAGGCCGACGTGTCGCGCACCGACGTGGTGGTGACCATGCTCGCACGCGATGCGGACAACCTCGCGGTGGCGCTGCTCGCGCGATCGGCGGGCGCCCAGCGCGTCATGGTGCGCATGCGCGACCCGCAATACCGCCAGGTGTACATGGACGCGGGCGTGCACCGCATCGTGTCGGAAATCGAGATCTTCGTCGGCGGTATCGCGACGGCCATCGAGCACGATGCGGTGAAGCACTCGATGATCCTCGGCGGCGGCGGCTCGGTGGCGTTCGAGCTGACCATCCCCGAGGGCGCCGATGTCGTGGGGCGCCCCGTCTCCGAGATTGCCGCCGCGAAGGGCTTTCCGCCGTCGTGCGTCTTCGCAGGTCTCTACGATGCCCACGGGGCCGTCGATGCTCCCCGCGGCTCCTCGGTTCTGCGCGGCGGGATGACGGTCCTCATCGTCGCCCGTCGCGACGAGGTGGGCGCGGTCATCCGTCACCTCATGTCGCCGCGCGTGGACACCCCGAAGCGGTGA